The following proteins are encoded in a genomic region of Variovorax paradoxus:
- a CDS encoding nucleotidyltransferase family protein — MYLNENGSVGVVAPHGLGDLFELRVRHNPLRATAATYLQRVESKRFGERWPRLSIGMA, encoded by the coding sequence GTGTACCTGAACGAGAACGGTTCGGTGGGCGTCGTCGCACCGCATGGACTCGGCGACCTGTTCGAATTGCGTGTTCGGCACAACCCGCTCCGGGCCACCGCCGCGACCTACCTGCAGCGCGTCGAGTCGAAGCGATTCGGCGAGCGGTGGCCGCGGCTTTCGATCGGCATGGCCTGA
- a CDS encoding VOC family protein — translation MKPGIEVVGLYVRDQDEALAFYVEKLGFRVHTDVGNGDYRWLTVQHPEQPLFQLGLFRPGPPVLDAATAQTVRELVAKGAMPPLVLTVDNCRAAFDRMLGLGVEFTQEPVDRYGTVDAGFRDPSGNGWKMIQARG, via the coding sequence ATGAAGCCAGGGATTGAAGTCGTCGGTTTGTACGTGCGCGATCAAGACGAGGCGCTTGCGTTTTATGTGGAGAAGCTCGGTTTCCGCGTGCACACCGACGTGGGAAACGGCGACTATCGATGGCTCACGGTGCAGCACCCCGAACAGCCGTTGTTCCAGCTCGGCCTGTTCAGGCCCGGGCCGCCGGTGCTCGATGCCGCGACGGCACAGACGGTGCGCGAGTTGGTGGCCAAGGGTGCCATGCCCCCGCTCGTGCTGACGGTGGACAACTGCCGCGCTGCCTTCGACCGGATGCTGGGCCTGGGAGTGGAGTTCACGCAGGAGCCGGTGGATCGCTACGGCACCGTGGATGCCGGCTTTCGCGACCCGTCGGGGAACGGATGGAAGATGATCCAGGCGCGCGGCTGA
- a CDS encoding MFS transporter — MFRTTPAPAPTAIDLNSRHAAIALGLSLPADVVLYLLLPMYAGQFGVTLAEAGMLLAANRLVRIAGYGAVARFYARNGDRLTCSIAVVAAAFCGLGYATLSGFWALLPLRLVWGLCFAALNLSTQSLATAEQLGAARRSGRSRALIAMGPVLALPLGALLAQWAGPRIIFGILAVFSLLAVLAARRLPSVPHGTGPQRARRFKWPNSLDAWSFMEGLTLDGLFIVGLSYLGKDLMPGGAVVMAGSLMALRYLAEILLSPVGGRMAERFGAERLLVSLSLVTAIALAGFGLGWLWSCAASIVVLRALQLPLLPPIVARRTPGPERMHALAARAVWRDIGAGIGPLLAGLLLPVVASSWLYGSCALLLAAAALACGKNPSAPVDKKQGATP, encoded by the coding sequence ATGTTTCGCACCACCCCCGCTCCCGCTCCCACTGCCATCGACCTGAACTCGCGCCACGCGGCCATCGCGCTCGGGCTTTCGCTGCCCGCCGACGTGGTGCTCTACCTGCTGCTGCCGATGTATGCCGGGCAGTTCGGCGTGACGCTGGCGGAAGCCGGCATGCTGCTTGCGGCCAATCGGCTCGTGCGCATTGCAGGCTACGGCGCGGTGGCGCGCTTCTATGCGCGCAACGGCGACCGGCTCACATGCAGCATCGCGGTCGTCGCGGCTGCGTTCTGCGGACTCGGCTACGCCACGCTGTCGGGTTTCTGGGCGCTGCTTCCATTGCGGCTCGTGTGGGGCCTGTGTTTTGCCGCGCTCAATCTGTCGACGCAATCGCTGGCCACCGCCGAGCAGTTGGGTGCGGCGCGCCGCAGCGGGCGTTCGCGCGCGCTCATCGCGATGGGGCCGGTGCTGGCGCTGCCGCTGGGTGCGCTGCTGGCGCAGTGGGCCGGCCCGCGCATCATCTTCGGCATTCTTGCCGTGTTCTCGCTGTTGGCGGTGCTTGCTGCGAGGCGGCTGCCTTCTGTGCCGCATGGCACCGGACCACAACGGGCACGGCGCTTCAAGTGGCCCAACAGCCTCGATGCCTGGTCGTTCATGGAAGGGCTGACGCTCGACGGGCTCTTCATCGTCGGCCTGTCCTATCTGGGCAAGGACCTGATGCCGGGCGGCGCGGTGGTCATGGCCGGTTCGCTGATGGCGCTGCGCTACCTGGCGGAAATTCTGCTGAGCCCGGTCGGCGGCCGCATGGCGGAGCGCTTCGGTGCCGAGCGGCTGCTGGTGAGCCTGTCGCTCGTGACGGCGATTGCACTGGCCGGCTTCGGCCTTGGCTGGCTATGGAGCTGCGCGGCATCGATCGTGGTGCTGCGCGCCTTGCAGCTGCCCTTGCTGCCGCCCATCGTGGCGCGCCGCACGCCGGGGCCGGAGCGCATGCATGCGCTGGCCGCGCGTGCGGTGTGGCGCGACATCGGCGCTGGCATCGGGCCGCTGCTGGCCGGGCTCCTGTTGCCGGTTGTGGCATCGTCGTGGCTCTACGGCAGTTGCGCGCTGCTGCTGGCCGCGGCGGCGCTGGCGTGCGGTAAAAACCCGTCAGCCCCGGTAGACAAAAAACAAGGAGCGACCCCGTGA
- a CDS encoding methylated-DNA--[protein]-cysteine S-methyltransferase: MNAASIGSDIIEPGFALFDTAIGICALAWGPRGLVGVQLPEDNGEAATRARMRRRFPELPESEPTGSAQQAVAAIQALLQGAADDLRHIVLDMSQVSEFHQRIYAIARRIPPGQTRTYGEIAAELGDKGLSRAVGQAMGHNPFAPVVPCHRVLAAGNKPGGFSAGGGALTKLRMLDIEGARPNGMASLF; this comes from the coding sequence ATGAACGCAGCATCCATCGGCAGCGACATCATCGAGCCCGGCTTCGCGCTGTTCGACACCGCCATCGGCATTTGCGCGCTGGCCTGGGGGCCGCGCGGGCTCGTGGGTGTGCAACTGCCTGAAGACAACGGCGAAGCCGCCACCCGCGCACGCATGCGGCGCCGCTTCCCCGAGCTGCCCGAATCGGAACCGACCGGGAGCGCACAGCAGGCTGTCGCGGCCATCCAGGCCTTGCTGCAAGGCGCGGCCGACGACCTGAGGCACATCGTTCTCGACATGAGCCAGGTGTCGGAATTCCATCAACGCATCTATGCGATTGCACGGCGCATTCCGCCAGGCCAGACGCGCACCTATGGCGAGATTGCGGCCGAGTTGGGCGACAAGGGCCTGTCGCGCGCGGTGGGCCAGGCCATGGGCCACAACCCGTTCGCGCCGGTGGTGCCGTGCCACCGCGTGCTGGCCGCGGGCAACAAGCCCGGCGGCTTTTCGGCGGGCGGCGGCGCGCTGACGAAACTGCGCATGCTCGATATCGAAGGCGCGCGGCCGAACGGGATGGCTTCGCTGTTCTAG
- a CDS encoding LysR substrate-binding domain-containing protein translates to MPLREPPLNAVRAFVAAARHQSFTRAAIELHVTHSAVSRQIKSLEECLGVALFERRVRQVALTAEGQQFFAEAGPAIAQIHAAARALQAQGPARAVRINVRPSFAVRWLIPRLPSFVERYPEIEPQVVTSTVMPEQAAGSFDIAVRRGLEGWPPSIEVRPFLEDEVLVVGAPALFKAHPLADLRALASHVQLSARTRKEDWDDWKKHVGAPRTKPAGRLQFDHLHFVLQAAVDGLGIALAPTSLVAHDLASGRLQSPLPALRMTLNRYYYGLAPDAAPEAVYVAQWFEEMMGPR, encoded by the coding sequence ATGCCGCTTCGCGAACCGCCTCTCAATGCCGTGCGCGCTTTCGTCGCCGCGGCCCGCCACCAGAGTTTCACGCGGGCGGCCATCGAGCTTCATGTGACGCACAGTGCGGTGAGCCGGCAGATCAAGAGCCTGGAGGAATGCCTGGGCGTTGCGCTGTTCGAACGCCGCGTCCGCCAGGTCGCGTTGACCGCGGAAGGACAGCAGTTCTTTGCCGAGGCAGGCCCGGCCATCGCGCAGATCCATGCGGCGGCGCGCGCGCTGCAGGCGCAGGGGCCGGCCCGTGCCGTCAGGATCAACGTGCGGCCCTCCTTCGCAGTGCGGTGGCTCATTCCGCGCCTGCCTTCGTTCGTCGAGCGCTACCCCGAGATCGAACCGCAGGTGGTCACGAGCACGGTCATGCCCGAGCAGGCCGCGGGCAGCTTCGACATCGCGGTGCGACGCGGGCTCGAGGGCTGGCCGCCCTCCATCGAGGTGCGCCCGTTCCTCGAAGACGAGGTGCTGGTGGTCGGTGCGCCGGCGCTGTTCAAGGCGCATCCGCTCGCGGACTTGCGCGCGCTGGCCTCGCACGTGCAGCTGTCGGCCCGCACGCGCAAGGAAGACTGGGACGACTGGAAGAAGCACGTCGGCGCACCGCGTACCAAACCGGCGGGCCGGCTCCAGTTCGACCACCTGCACTTCGTGCTGCAGGCCGCGGTCGACGGGCTGGGCATCGCGCTGGCACCGACCTCTCTCGTGGCGCACGACCTGGCCTCGGGCCGGCTGCAGTCGCCGCTCCCCGCACTGCGCATGACGCTGAACCGCTACTACTACGGCCTGGCGCCCGATGCCGCACCCGAAGCGGTGTACGTCGCGCAATGGTTCGAGGAGATGATGGGCCCGCGCTAG
- a CDS encoding pyridoxamine 5'-phosphate oxidase family protein, producing the protein MTHAIDTVEQLEALFGQPGEASLKKEVPYLHPSYQALIAASPLAVLATTGPGGLDASPRGDPPGFVAVQDEKTLLLPERRGNNRIDSLRNIVADPRVALLFLIPGVGETLRVNGRARITVAPDLMARFAVEGKPPQCVIEIRVESVYFQCARAIQRSKLWTPRAANAKPEVPTAGAILSALTDAAFDGAAYDRELPARQRATLY; encoded by the coding sequence GTGACCCATGCCATCGACACCGTCGAGCAGCTCGAAGCGCTGTTCGGCCAGCCCGGCGAAGCTTCGCTCAAGAAGGAAGTGCCGTACCTGCACCCGAGCTACCAAGCGCTGATTGCCGCGTCGCCGCTTGCGGTGCTCGCCACCACGGGACCGGGCGGCCTCGACGCATCGCCGCGCGGCGACCCGCCGGGTTTCGTCGCGGTGCAGGACGAGAAGACGCTGCTGCTGCCCGAACGGCGCGGCAACAACCGCATCGACAGCTTGCGCAACATCGTGGCCGATCCGCGCGTGGCGCTGCTGTTCCTGATACCTGGGGTGGGCGAGACATTGCGCGTGAACGGAAGGGCGCGCATCACGGTCGCCCCGGACCTCATGGCACGCTTCGCGGTCGAGGGCAAGCCGCCGCAGTGCGTGATCGAGATCCGGGTCGAGTCGGTGTACTTCCAGTGCGCCCGCGCGATCCAGCGATCGAAGCTCTGGACCCCGCGGGCGGCGAATGCCAAGCCCGAAGTGCCGACGGCCGGGGCCATTCTTTCCGCGCTCACCGATGCGGCCTTCGATGGCGCGGCGTATGACCGGGAACTGCCGGCGAGGCAGCGGGCGACGCTGTACTGA
- a CDS encoding helix-turn-helix domain-containing protein, whose translation MSEPPASQDPALLRRLLRAKDRMDAASHEEWPVGRLAQVSGVSEAHFARSFKQAFGIPPHRYLLTRRIERAMALLRETDRPITDIAFDTGWASLGTFGRTFRDVTGDSPSAIRSRGRATAHELGRVPLCIASAAQRPDLTTAVSEKRRRTADGTNEPQQQESP comes from the coding sequence ATGAGCGAGCCTCCCGCAAGCCAGGACCCGGCGCTGCTGCGTCGGCTGCTGCGCGCAAAAGACCGGATGGACGCCGCATCGCACGAGGAGTGGCCCGTGGGCCGGCTGGCGCAGGTGAGCGGCGTCTCGGAGGCTCACTTTGCGCGATCGTTCAAGCAGGCTTTCGGCATCCCGCCGCACCGGTACCTGCTCACGCGGCGCATCGAGCGGGCGATGGCGCTGCTGCGCGAAACCGATCGGCCCATCACCGACATCGCCTTCGACACGGGCTGGGCGAGCCTGGGCACCTTCGGGCGCACGTTCCGCGACGTCACCGGCGACAGCCCCAGCGCGATCCGCTCGCGCGGAAGGGCGACCGCGCACGAGCTCGGCCGCGTGCCGCTGTGCATCGCCAGTGCAGCGCAGCGGCCCGACCTCACGACCGCAGTTTCGGAGAAGCGGCGCCGAACGGCGGACGGTACAAACGAGCCTCAACAACAGGAGAGTCCATGA
- a CDS encoding nucleotidyltransferase family protein: MNSSAETQLAQRLVAIVHASDALMEALRTVRSLGLPSWCIGAGAVRSLVWDVLHGFDQRSPVEDMDVVYFDAKAAPTQDAELEGRLHAAMPHLRWEVTNQAGVHRWFAAALGQVVPPLASLSKKVSRHGRNLRPASACT, from the coding sequence ATGAATTCGAGCGCCGAGACGCAACTGGCTCAGAGGCTGGTTGCCATCGTCCACGCATCCGACGCGTTGATGGAGGCGCTGCGAACCGTCCGCTCGCTCGGACTCCCCTCCTGGTGCATCGGCGCCGGCGCCGTCCGGTCATTGGTATGGGATGTCCTGCATGGCTTCGACCAGCGTTCGCCGGTGGAAGACATGGACGTCGTCTACTTCGACGCGAAGGCGGCGCCAACGCAGGATGCCGAGCTCGAGGGCCGGCTTCATGCGGCCATGCCCCACCTTCGCTGGGAGGTCACGAACCAGGCGGGCGTGCATCGCTGGTTCGCCGCCGCGCTGGGCCAGGTGGTGCCGCCTCTCGCATCGCTCTCGAAGAAGGTGTCGCGACATGGCCGGAATTTGCGACCTGCGTCGGCGTGTACCTGA
- a CDS encoding FAD-binding and (Fe-S)-binding domain-containing protein, which produces MRIDPASQIQPAGTVLPPNDTCELLERRLRAETEGEVLFDSGSRGRYATDASIYQITPVGAFVPTNERDIATAIDIARDLKVPVLARGGGTSQCGQTTGAALVIDNSKHFRRVLDVNVEEGTATVEPGLVLDHLNAQLRAHRLWYPVDVSTSAQATLGGMAGNNSCGSRSIAYGNMVHNVLGATAWLSNGELVEFGPEATLGARAAGIAQFVHGLAREHREQIHAHWPKVLRRVAGYNLDIFDNQSEKPYTADGSVNLAHLLIGAEGTLAYTRSLKLKLAPLPSAKVLGIVNFPTFHAAMDAAQHIVKLGPTAVELVDRTMIELSLANPAFKPTVETALIGKPAAILLVEFAGTEKAALLPQLRQLVELMGDLGLPGSVVEMPDEARQKNLWEVRKAGLNIMMSLKGDGKPVSFIEDCAVPLEHLAEYTDALTEVFARYGSRGTWYAHASVGTLHVRPILDMRADGGAKMRAIAEEAAALVRKYKGAFSGEHGDGLCRGEWIEWQFGPAVNEAFRAIKQKLDPANLFNPGKIVDTPRMDDGALFRFAPPTAPKPYRRIELKPVLDWSAWNVNADPVTEKTTAPGTGGDSTGGLAKAVEMCNNNGHCRKFDAGTMCPSYRVTRDEQHLTRGRANTLRLALSGQLGPDAFTSEQMHETMDLCVGCKGCKRDCPTGVDMAKMKIEFLDHYKKRHGHTLKDRLVAYMPDYAHKASRVPWLMNLRNTLPGAAWLGEKLLGFSARRSLPEWRSDTFWRAKADMHGMFASREAVLSVRASGGKAAVLFVDTFNGTFESENALAAARVLKAAGYTLHTVEKSGGHHCCGRTFLASGMVAEAKRRAEALIDALRPFAEAGIPVVGLEPSCLLTLRDETLVMGFGKKAETVAKQALLFEEFIARELRAGRFELALTPATAPILLHGHCHQKAFGAVSPVLDVLRLIPGAEPELIESSCCGMAGSFGYEARHIDVSMQMAEASLLPAIRAVPNAIVVADGTSCRHQIGDGAQREAVHVAVLLERHLLPPTRAAEPGERSGTK; this is translated from the coding sequence ATGCGCATCGATCCCGCCAGCCAGATCCAGCCCGCCGGAACGGTTCTTCCACCCAACGACACCTGCGAACTGCTCGAACGCCGGCTGCGTGCCGAGACCGAGGGCGAGGTGCTGTTCGACAGCGGCTCGCGCGGGCGCTACGCCACCGACGCGTCGATCTACCAGATCACGCCGGTCGGCGCTTTCGTGCCGACCAACGAGCGCGACATTGCCACCGCCATCGACATCGCTCGAGACCTGAAGGTGCCGGTGCTCGCGCGCGGCGGCGGCACCAGCCAGTGCGGACAGACCACCGGCGCCGCGCTGGTCATCGACAACAGCAAGCACTTCCGCCGCGTGCTCGACGTGAACGTGGAAGAGGGCACCGCCACCGTCGAACCCGGCCTGGTGCTGGACCATCTGAACGCGCAGCTCCGGGCCCACAGGCTCTGGTATCCGGTCGATGTGTCGACCAGCGCGCAGGCCACGCTGGGCGGCATGGCGGGCAACAACTCCTGCGGCTCGCGCTCCATCGCGTACGGCAACATGGTGCACAACGTGCTGGGGGCGACCGCCTGGCTCTCGAACGGCGAGCTGGTGGAATTCGGGCCCGAGGCCACGCTGGGCGCGCGCGCGGCCGGCATTGCGCAGTTCGTGCACGGGCTGGCACGGGAACACCGCGAGCAGATCCATGCCCACTGGCCCAAGGTGCTGCGCCGCGTGGCCGGCTACAACCTCGACATCTTCGACAACCAGAGCGAGAAGCCTTACACCGCGGACGGCAGCGTGAACCTCGCGCACCTCTTGATCGGTGCCGAAGGCACGCTGGCCTACACCAGGAGCCTGAAGCTCAAGTTGGCGCCATTGCCCAGCGCCAAGGTGCTGGGCATCGTGAACTTCCCGACCTTTCATGCGGCCATGGACGCGGCGCAGCACATCGTGAAGCTGGGCCCCACGGCGGTGGAGCTGGTCGACCGCACGATGATCGAGCTCAGCCTTGCCAATCCGGCCTTCAAGCCGACCGTGGAAACGGCGCTCATCGGCAAGCCGGCGGCCATTTTGCTGGTCGAGTTTGCCGGCACCGAGAAGGCCGCGCTGCTGCCGCAACTCAGGCAACTGGTCGAGCTGATGGGCGACCTCGGCCTGCCCGGCAGCGTGGTCGAAATGCCCGACGAGGCGCGCCAAAAAAACCTGTGGGAAGTGCGCAAGGCCGGCCTCAACATCATGATGAGCCTGAAGGGCGACGGCAAGCCGGTGAGCTTCATCGAAGACTGCGCCGTGCCGCTCGAGCACCTGGCCGAATACACCGATGCGCTCACCGAAGTGTTTGCCAGGTACGGCAGCCGCGGCACCTGGTACGCGCATGCCTCGGTCGGCACGCTGCACGTGCGGCCGATTCTCGACATGCGCGCCGACGGCGGCGCCAAGATGCGCGCCATTGCCGAAGAAGCCGCGGCGCTGGTGCGCAAGTACAAGGGCGCGTTCAGCGGCGAGCACGGCGACGGCCTGTGCCGCGGCGAGTGGATCGAATGGCAGTTCGGACCAGCCGTCAACGAGGCCTTTCGCGCCATCAAGCAGAAGCTCGATCCGGCCAACCTCTTCAACCCCGGCAAGATCGTCGACACGCCGCGCATGGACGACGGTGCGCTGTTCCGCTTTGCGCCGCCCACGGCGCCCAAGCCGTACCGGCGCATCGAACTCAAGCCGGTGCTCGACTGGTCGGCCTGGAACGTCAATGCCGACCCGGTGACCGAGAAGACCACCGCGCCCGGTACCGGCGGCGACAGCACCGGCGGCCTCGCCAAGGCCGTGGAGATGTGCAACAACAACGGCCACTGCAGAAAGTTCGACGCCGGCACCATGTGCCCGAGCTACCGCGTGACGCGCGACGAGCAGCACCTGACGCGCGGACGCGCCAACACGCTGCGGCTCGCGCTCTCGGGCCAGCTCGGCCCCGATGCGTTCACCAGCGAACAGATGCACGAGACCATGGACCTGTGCGTCGGCTGCAAGGGCTGCAAGCGCGACTGCCCGACCGGTGTCGACATGGCGAAGATGAAGATCGAGTTTCTCGACCACTACAAGAAGCGCCACGGCCATACGCTCAAGGACAGGCTGGTGGCCTACATGCCCGACTACGCGCACAAGGCGAGCCGCGTGCCGTGGCTCATGAATCTTCGCAACACCTTGCCCGGCGCGGCCTGGCTCGGCGAAAAGCTGCTGGGCTTTTCCGCTCGCCGGTCGCTGCCCGAATGGCGCTCCGACACGTTCTGGCGCGCCAAGGCCGACATGCATGGCATGTTCGCCAGCCGCGAGGCGGTGTTGTCGGTGCGGGCGAGCGGCGGCAAGGCCGCGGTGCTTTTCGTCGACACCTTCAACGGCACCTTCGAAAGCGAGAATGCGCTGGCGGCGGCGCGCGTGCTCAAGGCCGCGGGCTACACGCTGCACACGGTCGAGAAGAGCGGCGGGCACCATTGCTGCGGTCGCACCTTCCTGGCCAGCGGCATGGTGGCCGAGGCCAAGCGCCGCGCCGAGGCGCTGATCGATGCGCTGCGGCCCTTTGCGGAGGCGGGCATTCCCGTCGTCGGGCTCGAGCCTTCCTGCCTGCTCACGCTGCGCGACGAAACCCTGGTGATGGGTTTCGGCAAGAAGGCCGAAACCGTGGCCAAGCAGGCCCTGCTGTTCGAAGAGTTCATCGCGCGCGAGCTGAGGGCGGGCCGCTTCGAGCTTGCCCTCACGCCCGCCACGGCGCCGATCTTGCTGCACGGCCATTGCCACCAGAAGGCCTTCGGCGCGGTCAGCCCGGTGCTCGACGTGCTGCGGCTCATTCCCGGCGCCGAGCCCGAACTGATCGAAAGCTCATGCTGCGGCATGGCGGGCAGCTTCGGCTACGAGGCGCGCCACATCGATGTGTCGATGCAGATGGCCGAGGCCAGCCTGCTGCCGGCGATTCGCGCGGTTCCGAACGCCATCGTGGTGGCCGACGGCACCAGCTGCCGCCACCAGATCGGAGACGGCGCGCAGCGCGAGGCCGTGCACGTGGCCGTGTTGCTGGAGCGGCATCTGCTGCCGCCCACCCGGGCGGCCGAGCCGGGTGAGCGGAGTGGCACAAAATGA
- a CDS encoding M48 family metallopeptidase, giving the protein MAVARTIHKDLFRVFLLTLVSLFAIPAATLVFTEYALRSQDTEFLQAIEARIASDTRLSASDKAQTAEFYRSHPLSKACDATAPEDKDFHDQVCSPYSMQWQFHWADRAALWTLALGAALLAAALVLGALAFANRGLRYASFVAGWRLMTVSSAVEVVLQSAMLVWLSFWLTAYFMERYYVKLIAIAGIAAAVAVFYAIYTLFKKLPSGNEIEGEVVAEADAPRLWDRIRELATRVKTAPPDQIVAGIDTNFFVTEAPCEVRGRALHGRTLFVSIPLLRVLDQTEADAVLAHELAHLGGGDTRSSAALGPKLLQFDQYTWDMRSGGLTIVAHFLLRLYRMIFSFALARDSREREFMADRVSAGLTAPNAIVQSLIKISAYASYRNDVERKLFEQNRQHDGALGIAGFVAAGLPPYAGSDAFIETMKTADVPHPYDTHPPLLERMRNVGHHVPESAYGAIVSTAPEASWADEIETAADIEARLWSDYEQRFVQNHELSLAYRYEPATEEERVVVLRHFPPVEFALKNNERVQVSHEGLHQSVEGGSTIGWDEVKDLTFQDNTFGDVLIVTHHDKGMLGARTTKVKVGGLGKQKENFKGVVGRYWQRHQIMRAQQQEPQEQAS; this is encoded by the coding sequence ATGGCCGTCGCGCGCACGATCCACAAAGACCTTTTTCGCGTGTTTTTACTGACCCTGGTGTCGCTTTTCGCCATTCCGGCGGCGACGCTGGTTTTTACCGAATACGCGCTGCGTTCGCAGGACACCGAATTCCTGCAGGCAATCGAAGCCCGCATCGCATCCGACACCCGGCTGTCCGCGAGCGACAAGGCACAGACCGCCGAGTTCTATCGCAGCCACCCGCTGTCCAAGGCCTGCGATGCCACCGCACCCGAGGACAAGGACTTTCACGATCAGGTGTGCAGTCCTTATTCGATGCAATGGCAGTTCCATTGGGCCGACCGCGCAGCCCTCTGGACGCTGGCGCTCGGTGCAGCGCTGCTGGCAGCCGCCCTGGTGCTGGGCGCCCTCGCCTTCGCCAACCGCGGCTTGCGCTATGCCAGCTTCGTCGCGGGCTGGCGGCTCATGACGGTGTCGAGCGCGGTCGAGGTCGTGCTGCAGAGCGCGATGCTGGTGTGGCTGTCGTTCTGGCTCACTGCGTACTTCATGGAGCGCTATTACGTCAAGCTGATCGCCATCGCGGGCATTGCAGCGGCGGTGGCCGTGTTCTATGCGATCTACACGCTCTTCAAGAAGCTGCCTTCGGGCAACGAGATCGAGGGTGAAGTGGTGGCCGAGGCCGATGCGCCTCGCCTGTGGGACCGCATCCGCGAACTGGCCACGCGCGTGAAGACCGCGCCGCCCGACCAGATCGTGGCCGGCATCGACACCAACTTCTTCGTGACCGAGGCGCCCTGCGAAGTTCGCGGCCGCGCGCTGCACGGCCGCACGCTGTTCGTGAGCATTCCGCTGCTGCGCGTGCTCGACCAGACCGAAGCCGACGCGGTGCTCGCGCACGAGCTGGCCCACCTGGGCGGTGGCGACACCCGCAGCAGCGCCGCGCTCGGCCCCAAGCTGCTGCAGTTCGATCAGTACACCTGGGACATGCGCAGCGGCGGGCTGACCATCGTGGCGCACTTTCTGCTGCGCCTGTACCGCATGATCTTCTCGTTCGCCCTGGCGCGCGACAGCCGCGAACGCGAATTCATGGCCGACCGTGTTTCCGCCGGCCTCACGGCACCGAACGCCATCGTGCAATCGCTCATCAAGATTTCGGCCTACGCGAGCTATCGCAACGACGTCGAACGAAAGCTGTTCGAGCAGAACCGCCAGCATGACGGCGCGCTCGGCATTGCGGGCTTCGTGGCCGCCGGCCTGCCGCCGTATGCCGGCTCGGATGCGTTCATCGAGACGATGAAGACCGCCGACGTGCCGCATCCCTACGACACCCACCCGCCGCTCCTGGAACGCATGCGCAACGTCGGGCATCACGTGCCCGAAAGCGCTTACGGCGCCATTGTCTCGACCGCGCCGGAGGCCTCGTGGGCCGACGAGATCGAGACTGCGGCCGACATCGAGGCGCGGCTCTGGAGCGACTACGAGCAGCGCTTCGTCCAGAACCACGAACTGAGCCTTGCCTACCGCTACGAACCGGCCACGGAAGAAGAACGCGTCGTGGTGCTGCGCCACTTTCCGCCGGTCGAATTTGCGCTGAAGAACAACGAACGCGTGCAGGTGAGCCATGAGGGGCTGCACCAGAGCGTCGAGGGCGGCTCGACGATCGGATGGGACGAGGTCAAGGACCTGACCTTCCAGGACAACACCTTCGGCGACGTGCTGATCGTCACGCACCACGACAAGGGCATGCTGGGCGCGCGCACCACCAAGGTGAAGGTGGGCGGCCTCGGCAAGCAGAAGGAGAACTTCAAGGGTGTGGTCGGGCGCTACTGGCAGCGGCACCAGATCATGAGGGCGCAGCAGCAAGAGCCGCAAGAACAGGCGTCATAG